The Lysobacter panacisoli genome includes a window with the following:
- the hfq gene encoding RNA chaperone Hfq: MSKGQSLQDPFLNALRRERVPVSVYLVNGIKLQGTIESFDQFVVLLRNTVSQMVYKHAISTVVPARNVRVGPGGGYVQSADGSGEGGEEAEVE, translated from the coding sequence ATGTCCAAGGGACAGTCTTTGCAGGATCCTTTCCTGAATGCGCTGCGGCGCGAACGCGTGCCGGTTTCGGTCTACCTGGTCAACGGCATCAAGCTGCAGGGCACCATCGAATCCTTCGACCAGTTCGTCGTGCTCCTGCGCAACACCGTCAGCCAGATGGTCTACAAGCACGCCATTTCCACCGTGGTTCCGGCGCGCAACGTGCGCGTGGGACCGGGTGGCGGCTACGTGCAGTCCGCCGACGGCAGCGGCGAGGGCGGCGAAGAAGCCGAGGTCGAGTAA